A section of the Indicator indicator isolate 239-I01 chromosome 26, UM_Iind_1.1, whole genome shotgun sequence genome encodes:
- the SLC35E4 gene encoding solute carrier family 35 member E4, with translation MCLRSRRGDEAVMTMAAAERTLRPWKPDPGQAEGDRPPPGPSLPLTLTVLAWLGTGTTMASLNKWIFTTHGFRYPLLLSSLHMLSGVAVGYPLGWARGPAPPVPRPRVRIYLLSLTFCTSVALGNLGLSYVQLEVAQAVATTTPLVTLVLSGLLGGRRHHPLQYVAMGPVCAGAACSIAGGLRLHQPGCGFLLAATVLRALKSIQQSLLLQEDRLDALSLLCLTSLPSFCLLFGAAVALEVGPSWEGVLRYDGTLWACVLLSCLGSVLYNLATFCILSLTSALTIHVLGNVAVVGNLLLSRLLFGSHLSGLSYLGIGLMLAGMFMYHQPDLIAARWAQRRGHSRPRRELCAYEQVPAHVCHCVLCLCTPAPLCPCQLGWLRDVASGTEPAAALPADKEAAGGAASGVVPTLSSQPQSSSSSPIPPGSQRWREPSKGVGNSSDPATSAPGWRWAAARLALALPKGHPSVRMPGTDAGTVAHGVRVAAAALFVPVPGPTDPALIALVPKIKLYFCCTPSLAPEAISRPASRQDRRNHVGNGGTGMSQGVPAA, from the exons ATGTGCTTGCGTTCCCGGCGGGGCGATGAAGCAGTGATGACGATGGCGGCTGCCGAGAGGACCCTCCGGCCTTGGAAACCGGACCCGGGGCAGGCGGAGGGGGATCGGCCGCCACCGGGGCCGTCGCTGCCCCTGACCCTCACCGTTCTGGCCTGGCTGGGCACGGGCACTACCATGGCCAGTCTCAACAAATGGATCTTCACCACCCACGGCTTCCGCTACCCGCTGCTGCTCTCGTCCCTCCACATGCTATCGGGAGTGGCCGTGGGGTATCCGCTGGGCTGGGCGCGGGGTCCGGCTCCCCCGGTCCCTCGGCCCCGCGTCAGGATCTACCTGCTCAGCCTCACCTTCTGCACCAGCgtggccttgggcaacctgggcttgAGCTACGTGCAGCTGGAGGTGGCGCAGGCGGTGGCCACCACCACGCCGCTGGTGACCCTGGTGCTGTCGGGGCTGCTGGGGGGCCGGCGGCACCACCCGCTGCAGTACGTCGCCATGGGGCCCGTCTGTGCCGGGGCCGCCTGCAGCATTGCCGGTGGTCTCCGCTTACACCAGCCCGGCTGCGGCTTCCTCCTGGCCGCCACCGTCCTCCGCGCCCTCAAGTCCATTCAGCAGA gtctgctgctgcaggaggaccGCCTggatgccctgtccctgctctgcctgacctccctgcccagtttctgcctgctctttggGGCAGCTGTGGCACTGGAGGTGGGTCCCTCCTGGGAGGGAGTCCTGCGCTACGATGGCACCCTCTGGGCCTgtgtcctgctcagctgcctgggCTCCGTCCTCTACAACTTGGCCACCTTCTGCATTCTCTCCCTCACCTCTGCTCTCACCATCCACGTCCTGGGCAACGTCGCCGtggtgggcaacctgctgctctCCCGCCTGCTCTTTGGTAGCCACCTGAGCGGGCTCAGCTACCTGGGCATCGGGCTGATGCTGGCCGGGATGTTCATGTACCACCAGCCAGACCTCATCGCCGCGCGCTGGGCACAGCGGCGGGGGCACAGCCGGCCCAGGCGGGA gctCTGTGCATATGAGCAGGTTCCTGCACACGTGTGCCACTGCGTGCTGTGCCTCTGCACGCCTGCCCCTCTGTGCCCAtgccagctgggctggctcAGGGACGTGGCTTCAGGCAcagagccagctgctgccctgcctgcggACAAAGA agctgctgggggtgctgctaGTGGTGTTGTCCCCACCCTGTCCTCCCAGccacagagctccagctccagccccatccctccCGGCTCGCAGCGATGGCGAGAGCCCAGCAAAGGCGTTGGGAACAGCTCAGACCCGGCCACCAGCGCTCCAGGATGGCGCTGGGCCGCGGCACGGCTCGCTCTTGCCTTGCCAAAGGGACATCCCAGCGTGCGTATGCCCGGCACCGACGCTGGCACCGTGGCACACGGCGTCCGTGTGGCTGCTGCAGCGCTTTTCGTGCCCGTGCCGGGGCCAACGGACCCAGCTCTGATTGCACTTGTCCCAAAAATAAAGCTCTATTTTTGTTGTACTCCATCCTTGGCTCCTGAGGCCATCTCCCGCCCGGCGTCACGGCAAGACAGGAGGAACCACGTGGGAAACGGAGGCACAGGAATGTCGCAGGGTGTCCCAGCTGCCTAG